One Phaseolus vulgaris cultivar G19833 chromosome 4, P. vulgaris v2.0, whole genome shotgun sequence DNA window includes the following coding sequences:
- the LOC137837224 gene encoding delta(7)-sterol-C5(6)-desaturase-like isoform X1 yields MEDLTSLLSDYGSLFREDTDFYNRIVLGTFLPHSVWAPLPHFLQTWLRNYIGGVLLYLLSGFMWCFYIYYWKRNFYLPKDAIPSQRAMLLQIAVAMKAMPWYTLLPTVSEYLVETGWTKCYPRLYHIGWLAYFVYLAIYLIVVEFGIYWMHRELHDIKPLYKYLHATHHIYNKQNTLSPFAGLAFHPLDGILQALPHTLSLFFIPTHFTTHLALLFLEGVWTANIHDCIHGKVWPVMGAGYHTIHHTTYRHNYGHYTIWMDWMFGTLQDPKEEEGKAM; encoded by the exons ATGGAGGACCTAACATCGTTGTTAAGTGATTATGGGAGCCTCTTCCGTGAAGACACCGACTTTTACAACCGCATTGTGTTGGGCACCTTTTTGCCGCACTCTGTGTGGGCCCCACTCCCGCACTTCCTCCAGACGTGGCTCCGCAACTATATCGGTGGtgtccttctctacctcctctCTGGCTTCATGTGGTGCTTCTACATTTACTATTGGAAACGTAACTTTTATCTGCCCAAAG ATGCTATTCCCTCTCAAAGAGCCATGCTGTTGCAAATAGCTGTTGCTATGAAAGCCATGCCGTGGTACACTTTGCTTCCAACTGTTTCAGAGTACCTAGTAGAAACTGGCTGGACAAAGTGCTATCCTAGATTATATCATATTGGTTGGCTTGCATACTTTGTGTATTTAGCTATTTATCTAATTGTTGTAGAGTTTGGTATTTATTGGATGCACAGAGAGCTACATGACATTAAACCACTTTACAAATATCTTCATGCTACTCATCACATCTACAATAAGCAGAACACTCTCTCCCCTTTTGCTG GTTTGGCGTTTCACCCTCTTGATGGGATTCTTCAGGCATTACCTCATACcctttctttgttttttatcCCAACTCATTTTACTACACATTTAGCTCTCCTTTTCCTTGAGGGTGTTTGGACTGCAAATATTCATGACTGCATTCATGGAAAGGTGTGGCCTGTTATGGGTGCTGGCTACCACACCATTCACCACACTACATATCGGCACAACTATGGCCATTACACCATATGGATGGATTGGATGTTTGGCACACTTCAAGACCCCAAGGAGGAAGAAGGCAAGGCAATGTGA
- the LOC137837224 gene encoding delta(7)-sterol-C5(6)-desaturase-like isoform X2, with protein sequence MLLQIAVAMKAMPWYTLLPTVSEYLVETGWTKCYPRLYHIGWLAYFVYLAIYLIVVEFGIYWMHRELHDIKPLYKYLHATHHIYNKQNTLSPFAGLAFHPLDGILQALPHTLSLFFIPTHFTTHLALLFLEGVWTANIHDCIHGKVWPVMGAGYHTIHHTTYRHNYGHYTIWMDWMFGTLQDPKEEEGKAM encoded by the exons ATGCTGTTGCAAATAGCTGTTGCTATGAAAGCCATGCCGTGGTACACTTTGCTTCCAACTGTTTCAGAGTACCTAGTAGAAACTGGCTGGACAAAGTGCTATCCTAGATTATATCATATTGGTTGGCTTGCATACTTTGTGTATTTAGCTATTTATCTAATTGTTGTAGAGTTTGGTATTTATTGGATGCACAGAGAGCTACATGACATTAAACCACTTTACAAATATCTTCATGCTACTCATCACATCTACAATAAGCAGAACACTCTCTCCCCTTTTGCTG GTTTGGCGTTTCACCCTCTTGATGGGATTCTTCAGGCATTACCTCATACcctttctttgttttttatcCCAACTCATTTTACTACACATTTAGCTCTCCTTTTCCTTGAGGGTGTTTGGACTGCAAATATTCATGACTGCATTCATGGAAAGGTGTGGCCTGTTATGGGTGCTGGCTACCACACCATTCACCACACTACATATCGGCACAACTATGGCCATTACACCATATGGATGGATTGGATGTTTGGCACACTTCAAGACCCCAAGGAGGAAGAAGGCAAGGCAATGTGA
- the LOC137837226 gene encoding eukaryotic peptide chain release factor subunit 1-3 codes for MADGQESDKNIEIWKIKKLIKALEAARGNGTSMISLIMPPRDQISRVTKMLGDEFGTASNIKSRVNRQSVLGAITSAQQRLKLYNKVPPNGLVLYTGTIVTDDGKEKKVTIDFEPFKPINASLYLCDNKFHTEALNELLESDDKFGFIVMDGNGTLFGTLSGNTREVLHKFTVDLPKKHGRGGQSALRFARLRMEKRHNYVRKTAELATQFFINPATSQPNVSGLILAGSADFKTELSQSDMFDPRLQAKILNVVDVSYGGENGFNQAIELSAEILSNVKFIQEKRLIGKYFEEISQDTGRYVFGVDDTLKALEMGAVETLIVWENLDTNRYVLKNSVTAEIVIKHLSKDQETNQSNFRDAATSAELEVQEKMPLLEWFANEYKRFGCSLEFVTNKSQEGSQFCRGFGGIGGILRYQLDIRSFDELSDEGEVSDSD; via the coding sequence ATGGCTGATGGTCAAGAATCAGACAAGAACATTGAGATATGGAAGATCAAGAAATTGATCAAGGCATTGGAAGCTGCTAGAGGTAACGGTACCAGCATGATTTCTCTGATAATGCCTCCACGTGATCAAATATCCCGAGTCACTAAGATGTTGGGAGATGAATTTGGAACTGCTTCAAACATCAAAAGTAGGGTGAACCGACAGTCAGTGTTGGGAGCCATTACCTCTGCTCAGCAGAGGTTGAAACTATATAACAAGGTCCCTCCAAATGGGTTGGTTCTTTACACCGGAACCATCGTCACTGATGATGGCAAGGAAAAGAAGGTGACAATTGATTTTGAACCTTTCAAGCCTATCAATGCATCATTGTACCTCTGTGATAACAAGTTTCACACTGAAGCTCTTAATGAACTTTTAGAATCTGATGACAAGTTTGGTTTCATTGTTATGGATGGAAATGGCACCCTCTTTGGGACCTTAAGTGGAAACACTCGTGAGGTGCTTCACAAATTTACTGTTGATCTTCCAAAGAAGCACGGTAGAGGAGGTCAATCAGCTTTGCGTTTTGCTCGTCTCAGGATGGAAAAACGTCACAACTATGTTAGAAAAACTGCAGAACTTGCTACTCAGTTTTTCATCAATCCTGCCACCAGTCAACCTAATGTTTCTGGACTGATACTTGCTGGTTCTGCTGACTTCAAGACTGAGCTGAGTCAGTCCGACATGTTTGATCCTCGGTTGCAAGCAAAAATATTGAATGTGGTGGATGTGTCTTATGGTGGGGAAAATGGATTCAATCAAGCTATTGAGTTATCTGCGGAGATTTTGTCAAATGTGAAGTTCATTCAAGAGAAACGCTTGATAGGGAAATATTTTGAAGAGATAAGTCAGGACACTGGGAGATATGTCTTTGGGGTTGATGACACATTGAAGGCACTGGAGATGGGTGCTGTGGAAACACTCATTGTGTGGGAAAATTTGGATACTAACAGGTATGTGCTGAAAAATAGTGTCACTGCTGAGATTGTCATAAAGCACTTAAGCAAGGACCAGGAGACCAATCAAAGCAACTTCCGTGATGCAGCAACCTCTGCAGAGCTGGAAGTTCAGGAGAAGATGCCATTGCTTGAGTGGTTTGCCAATGAGTACAAACGATTTGGATGCTCCCTGGAATTTGTTACCAACAAATCTCAAGAAGGGTCACAGTTCTGCAGAGGGTTTGGTGGCATTGGTGGAATTCTTCGGTACCAGCTTGACATAAGATCATTTGATGAGTTATCTGATGAGGGAGAAGTGTCTGATTCTGATTAA